In Lacrimispora indolis DSM 755, a genomic segment contains:
- a CDS encoding DUF4194 domain-containing protein, with protein sequence MTYEENAGIISQIPYYDALGQGEKEEVRLGLRLLLQQTFVLEHKYDKRTSRFAYNPEFKICNKHLEFIRAYFAVSGVEVLENSQLGLIYIQGENTVGDKLPKLATLYLLILKLIYDEQMAAVSISVNIYTTLSEIHEKLGNYRLFKKQPSPTEIRRAITLLKKYQILEPLDILEDLDGDSRMIIYPCINVVLLGDDVRALLESFGEGEDDDDEPEI encoded by the coding sequence ATGACCTATGAAGAAAATGCTGGCATCATCAGCCAGATCCCATATTATGACGCATTGGGGCAGGGAGAAAAGGAAGAGGTAAGGTTAGGCTTAAGGCTTCTCTTGCAGCAGACCTTTGTGCTGGAGCATAAGTATGACAAGCGTACCAGCCGGTTTGCCTATAACCCGGAATTTAAAATCTGCAACAAGCATCTGGAATTTATCAGGGCCTACTTTGCCGTCAGCGGGGTGGAAGTTTTAGAAAACAGCCAGCTGGGCCTTATTTATATCCAGGGAGAGAACACGGTGGGGGACAAGCTTCCCAAGCTGGCAACCCTTTATTTACTGATCTTAAAACTGATCTATGATGAGCAGATGGCGGCAGTTTCCATTAGTGTGAACATTTACACCACGTTAAGTGAGATCCATGAAAAGCTGGGAAATTACCGCTTATTTAAGAAACAGCCTTCCCCCACAGAAATTCGCCGGGCAATTACTTTGTTAAAGAAATATCAAATTTTAGAGCCTTTGGATATTCTGGAGGATTTAGATGGGGACAGCCGTATGATCATCTATCCCTGCATCAATGTGGTGCTCCTGGGAGATGATGTGCGGGCCCTGCTGGAATCATTTGGGGAAGGAGAAGATGACGATGACGAACCAGAAATTTGA